Below is a window of Pseudomonadales bacterium DNA.
AAAGCCTCTGGCTGGCGCTTTCAGGAAGCACATGCAATAAAAGATCAGGCTACGATTCAAGTGATTGAACAGGCCAAGCTATCTTGGAATGCCGCCACGCTGCTCCGTCAGCAAGAGGATATCTTGCAGGTGAATGTCGATGCTGCCATTGCTACCGATGACGGCTACCGCAAGCAATTCGAGATCGGCAGGCGAACCTTGCTCGATGTGTTAGACGCAAAGATTGAAGTCTACCGTGCGCGGCAAAATTATCTGAATACCCGTTATGATCGTATCTTGTCTGAATATCGCCTGGCTAACGCCATGGGTGTGCTGATGTATGCCTTACGAGTGGACTATCCTGAGCAATGGAAGCAGGACGACGCTGATGAATAAACTATATGTAGCCTTGCTTGCAGCCCTGCTAATTTCTGCATGTACCGAGATTCCGGATACAGCGGTTGACCATTATCAATTTGATGATATCAGTGATGACGATGCTGATGGCGTGATTAATGCGAGAGATATTTGTCGTCGAACGCCTGCGCGTGTGCAGGTTGATAATCAAGGCTGTACCGATTGGGATGTTCGAGAGAAAATTGATTATATTCAGTTTTACTTCGCCTTCGACAGTGACCAAGTGACGCCCGATGGCCAGCAAGGCTTAAAGCTACTAGCGTCAAAGCTTAAACAAAATCCAGACTTTGCCATCACCGTGATTGGTGATACCAGCCCTGAGGGCTCGATTGCCTATAATCTTGATTTGGCGCACCGTCGCGCAGACGCAGTGAGCAATGTATTGTTAGCCAATGGGGTTGCGCCAAATAAAATTGATACCCACTACTTTACCGAGACGATTCCCTTAGTCAGCGATTATTTATCAGATCGTGAGCATCGTGTGGTGGCCTTATTGCATTCACCCGATTACACGCATAAACCGAAGTGGAATATCTTTACCACGGAAGACAAGTTAAAAGCGAAGGCGAGAAAATAATGCGTCACTGTTTGAAATTATGGATTGCCGTTATCTGTGTCGCTGTCAGTTCGCTGTCTATCGCAGCCGACACAGAAGCGACATCAGAAAAGCTTTTTGTCGCGGTATGGGCGCCCAATATTGAAACTGAAGAAGTATATCAGTTTGTCGTACAGGACTTTCAAAATCGCTATCCTGACGCAGCATTTACCCCAGTCATATATCGTACCAGTGATGTGCTCGCGGCTATGTTATCGGGCTTTGCCGACATTGGTATTACCAGTAGTCAGTGGTCTGATAAAGAGATTACTCTGCTGCAGCAAAAATATGGCCAGCAGCCATTAGAGCTCACGATAGCGGCAGATGCACTCGCTATCGTCAAGCATCCTGATAATCCGCTAGCGTCGTTATCCTTAGATGCGCTTCGCGCGATTTTTTACCCGCAGTCAGCAGGCTGTAGCACGCTAACGATTGAAAGCTGGTCGCAGCTTGGTATCACCGATTTAGATGATGATCAGCAAGATTTACCCGTGCTCGCATACAGCTATAAGACCGACGCTCGTATTTATAAAAGTCTGGCTGAGCTGCTGTGTGCGGATGCGATCTCGGCAAATGAATTAAGCGATCAAGCGGCGGCGCTGAAGCAAGTGGCGAAGCAGGTCAATGCACTGAGCTATGTTAATATGAACGATCTCGCTGACGTTGACAGTGAGCATTTGCTGGCGATTGATGACGAGGGTGGTGTGCCGGTGATGCCGCGAGCTGACACCGTATTTTCTTCCCAGTATCCGCTCGCCGAAGTGTATTATCTGCAGCTGGCGCCGTTTTCCTTAGATAAGCCTGCGGTAAAACAGTATGTCGATTATTTGCTCGACGCCGACACGCAGGCGGTGATTGCCAGTAAAGGCTTTACACCTTTGCCCGCGCCGATCATGTTGCGCAATCAGGTAAAACTGCAGCAGGCTAGCCCAATCTTTAGCAATGGTTACCGTTAGTTCGCCATAATTTTTGCTAGCTACTTTCCTAAGTAGATTTACAACTACTTTCGCCGTCGCACACTGCCAAAGCCATCACCGCTGGTGACCATGCTATTGCGTGCAGTCTGCTGACGTTTTTGCTGCGTGCTTGCTGAGCTTTTACCTTTCGTTTTGCTTTTGGCAGGACTTTTGGCCTTAGCTTTCTGCTTGCTGCCGACAGCTTTACCAGAGCGCTTTGTTTTTTTCGGCCCTTGGTAATTAGCTGCCAGGCCATCAAGTGTGATGCGCTTCGCTTTGCAGCCCAGATAGCGTTCAATGCTTGAATATTTATTGTATTCCTGAGCCGCAATGAGACTGACCGCTAGGCCAGATTGTCCTGCCCTGCCGGTGCGACCAATACGATGGGTATGGTCATCGCCACTATGCGCTACGCTATAGTTGATCACCTGCTCAACATGATCGATGTCTAAGCCCCTTGCCGCTACATCGGTGGCCACTAACGCCTGAAGATGGCCTTGACGAAATTGATGCATTACCTGCTTGCGCTCAGACTGCGCTATCTCAGAATGAATAATGCCAATCTTGAATTTTTTATAGCTGAGAAAATTTCCGAGCTGCTGACATTGAGCACGGGTATTACAAAATATAAAGCTGCTGGCTTTGTCAGACAGCTGCAGCTGCTGTGTTAGCAGTGCCAAGGTCAGCTGTTGTTTGTGCTTATCATCGTCGGCAAAAACAAGCTGCTGTTGAATCGCGGGATTAACGGTGCGGGCTTGATCAAGATTAATGGCTAATGGATTCTGAAACCAGGCTTGAATCCTATGCATGCCTTTTTGTTTTAATGTGGCCGAAAATAATAGGTTTTGCCGTTCGGGCTTTGCCAGTGAGGCAATTCTTGTCAGGTCTTCGCTGAAGCCCATCTTTAACATCTGATCGGCTTCGTCGAGCACTAAATATTCCAGGTCCTGCAGTTCGGCACTGCCCTTGTCCAGGTGCTCAACTAAACGACCAGGCGTGGCAATTAAAATCTCTGGGTTCTTGCGCAGCTTGGCCACCTGATGTTTGAAAGCTTCTCCACCAATCACGACATCGGCTTTGATATAGGTGAAGCTGGCTAAGCTTGAAAAAACCCGTTGAATCTGCAGCGCCAGTTCGCGTGTCGGTACGAGCACTAAGCCACGTGTGGCGCTGCGGGGAGCGGATTGCTGTAACATATGCTGCAGCATCGGCAGCAGGTAGGCCGCAGTTTTACCACTGCCAGTTTCGGCACAGGCTAAAACATCGCGACCGGCAAGGGCGGGTGTGATGCACTGATGTTGGATAGGGGTAAAGTGGCTATAGCCTAAATCGCTTAATGCCCGCACAAGGCGCGAATCAAGCTCAAGCGCGTCTATGGCGATTTCTGCCCCACCAGCCTTAGAAATTTGGAGATTATCATGGCTGCTCGCGGAATGAGTATCAGGGCTAGAATCAGAACTAGAGTCAGAATTAGGGGGTTGCAAAACAGGGCCTCGCTGAGTTGAACGCTAGTTTACCTGAATTTATCGTTGAGAGCAGCCAGTGCGGCGGGCGTATCGATATCGCAGTAAATGCCTTCATCATCAACGGTCAAAAACTCAAGCCTTGTCGGCAACTGCTGAAGGCAAGACTTGCCGCCTCGCTCACCTGACAGCATCGAGAATTGACGAATAAACTCGCCTTTAATCGCAATGGGGTGGCCCCAGCGGTTTTGCTGGTATTGTTTCGGTACCACGGCAGCATAAGGGCTGAGGCGAATCGCATCGGCAATTTGGCGAAAGGTCGAGGCTTGAATCAACGGCATATCGGCAAGACATATCATCAGTGGCTGTTGGGACAATAAATCCCCTTGTTGTTGCAGCATGCCGATGGCGGCAGCGATCGTGCTGCCCATGCCTTGCTTGACCTCATTCGCCGGTAATTCGAGGACTAAGATATCCGGGAAGTCACTGCGCAGCTGCGCAGCTATGGTATCGCCTTCGCCTAGGGCGACAGCGATGGGCAACTGGCTTTGTTGCAGCTGGCAGAGACAATGATAGATCAGCGGCTGCTGTAAAAACAGGCCTAGCCGCTTATCGCTGCTGCCGAATCGTGATGAGCTGCCTGCCGCAAGTACTAGGGCCAGGCAATCTTCGTTCATGTCAGCGATAAGTTCAGCGGCAGTCGGCGCTGGCGAACTTGACTGGCGGCAAATAAGGCATTGCTGAGGGCGGCGGCAATGGGCGGCACTGAGATTTCGCCGACGCCCGTAGGGTCTTCCAGGCTGTCAATCAGCGCTACGCTGATGTCCGGTGACTCATCCATGCGCAATACGGGCATATCGTGAAAATTAGAGCCCAACACTTTACCATCGTCAATGCTTACAGCCGGTTTTAGCGCCGCGGTTAAGCCATAGATGATGCCGCCAACCAGTTGCTCTTCGACAATCTCGGGGTTGATCACTAAGCCAACATCGGCTACGCAATATACATGCTGAATTTTTACTTTTTGCTCAACCACAGCTAATTCAACCACTTGCGCAACATGTGATAAGAACGAGCTGTGACAGGCTACACCAAGAAATACGCCGGCTTTGCTTTGATCCCAATTGGCCAGTTGCCGCACCTTGGCAAGGCATTGCTGCAGCCGAGGTGAACCGTTCAGTTGTTGTAAGCGAAACTGCAGCGGGTCTTGACCGGCAAGATGTGCCATCTCATCCATCATGCTTTCTTTGACAAAGCCGTTGTAACTATGAGCTACCGAACGCCAAAAGCCAGTAGGAATGCCGCTATCATAGAAGTTAATACCAATTTCTCGTTCAGCCACATCGTATTCAGGGTTGGCACCTTCGGCCATCGAGACATCGTAGTCATAAACTACTTTTGATACGCCTCGCCCAAGGCTGCGTGCAATTTTTGATGGTAGCCAACTCGGCAGCAGCGCCGAAAACATATCCACACCAAAGCCATTTAATATACTGTTAGACACCAAGTCATGCTTCCACGCGCTAAGCTTACCATCGTCAGCCAAGGCTGCCGACAGCCGATGCACACTTGCAGGGCGGTAGTAGTCATGTTGCATGTCGTCTTCACGTGACCACTGGGTGCGAATATTTTGATTGGGGAAGGCTTTTGCAATGGCCGCGGCTTCGCCAGAAAAATCAACATAGCCACGACGGCCAAAGCCACCACCCAGAAATGTGGTATGCACCGTGATGTGCTCTTGATCGATAGCCGCGAAATGACTGGCCACTGCTCTTGAAATGTCAGGACTTTGGCTGGGTGTCCACAGGCTTAGTTTGCCACTTGAGGCGTCATAATAGGCGGTGGCATTTTGCGGCTCCATTGGGCTGTGATGAAAATAACCCACCTGGTACTCAACATCAACAAGGCGCTGTGTGGGCTCAGCGGCAGCAAGGCGGCTGCGGGTGTGCTCGGTTTGCTCAGTATGAAAGCCACTTTCTTGCTGTTGATTGAGTATCTGCCACTGCGCGGCTTCAATGCTGGCGTTACTGGTGCCAGCCAATGGGCCTTTGTTCCAGCGAATGCTTGGCGTAATCGCATTGGCCGCCTGTCTAGCCTGCCAATAATCATTGGCTACCACTGCCAGCCCCGAGTGAATTGGCGTTATACCTACAAGATCGGTAAAACTTGCTACCAGGCTTTCATCCCACGCTTCAAGTGAGCCACCAAAATGAGGGCAGCGAATTACTACTGCGGTTTTTAGCTCAGGCAGGTCTACGTCAACGCCGAAAACGGCATCCGTATGGATCTTTGCTTCGGTATCAACACGGCGTCTTTGTTTGCCAATATAGCGATATTGATCGCTAGGTTTTAAACTGACGTCTTTGGGAGGGCTAAGCGTTTTGGCACTACTGACCAACTCACCGTAGCTGAGCTTTTGCTTACTGGCAGGGTCAATCACCCAGCCATTGTCGGTAATAAGCTGTTGCTGCGGCAGCTGCAGCTGCTGACTAGCAGCTGTTAATAGCATCTGTCTGGCGCTGGCGGCTGCATGACGCAGCGGATACCAACCAACCTTGATACTGGTGCTGCCGCCGGTGAGCTGCAGCGCGAAATCACTGTTGCGAAACTGTGGGTGGTTGCCGGCAAATTCAACGGTNAGAGCTTCTGGATCGAGATCCAATTCTTCACCGATCAGGGTTGCAAGCCCAGTAGCAACGCCTTGACCCATTTCCACTTTGTCACATTGAAAAATCACCTCGCCGTTGGGCATAATTTGCAGCCAGGCATTCGGTCGAAAACTGCCTGGCCTAAGATTAGGCACAGTCGGCTCGGGTTTAAGGCTAAAGCCTAGCACTAAGCCGCTGCCGGCAATCGCCGAGCCCAGCAAAAATTTGCGTCGACTTAGCTTCATGGTGCACTCCCCGATTGCGCCAGTGGCTCAAATATTTGTACCCCATCGGATTGTATAGCTTGTTGCGTGCGCTTAATGGCGCGCATGATTTTTGGGTATGTGCCGCAACGGCAAATATTGCCAGCCATAAACTGTTTGATTTGTTGCTCGTCAGCATCCGGCGTTTGGCGCAATAAACTGCAGGCCGACATCATCTGGCCTGACTGACAGTAACCGCACTGCGGAACTTGCTCAGCAATCCAGGCTTGTTTAATCGGATGATCGGCGGCCAAACCCTCGATTGTGGTAATGGCTTGGTTTTGCACAAACTGTACCGGCATTACGCAGGAGCGTATAGCGTTGCCATCTAATAACACCGTACAGGCACCGCACTGCGCCAGGCCGCAGCCAAATTTCGTGCCGCGCAGCTTGAGGTGGTCGCGAAGTGCCCATAATAGCGGGGTTTCTGGGTCGATATTCAGCTGCATGGCTTGGCCATTTATATTCAGCTTAATGACGGTTTTGTCAGCCATAAAATTCTTGTATTCCAGTTAAGCAATAGCATAATTACGTACAATATTATAAATTCAGCCAATAGCAATTACCTGCGATTTCTCGCATTTTTGCCAAGATGTCATGTCGAACCATAGTTATCAAGTTATCCGCGACTACTTGCAGCATTACGCCACTTATCAGCCTGGCTGCGTGATGGCCTTGTTGTTTTCCAAGTCTGGCAATAGTTATCGCCAGACCGGCGCGATTAAAATAGTCGCGGCTGATGGGCAGGCCTTTGGTGGGCTTAGTGGCGGTTGCCTAGAGCAAACTATCGTCCGCGAGGCGCATAAAGCCTCGCTTCGCAACCAGCCGCATATTGCCGAGTTTGATACCCGAGACCCAGATGACGCCTTTGCCCAGTTTCAATCAGGCTGCCAAGGCCAGGTGCAAATTTTGATGATGCCGCTGAGTGAGTCGCTGTATCAGTGCTTGTGGCAGGCCGATCAGCAATTAAAGCTTGGGCAGAGCCTGTGTTTACGATTATCGCTATCCGATCCAGATACGGTATCACTGCAGGCAGCACCTGCTTCCATGCAGCAGCGCTGTATTGTCACGCAGCAGGATCAGCAAAAACTTGCCTTATTTCGTATTGACCCGGCCAAGCGACTGCTGTTGATTGGCGCTGGATATGACACGGTGCCATTGGTATCGATGGCTTTGACGCTAGGCTGGCAGATCGCTGTGTGGGACGATAGATTGCATTACGGTATGCATGAAGTTTTTAAAAAGGTGTCTTTTTATAAAAAATCGTTGCAAGAAACCCTGCAAAATAGCGAGTTTGCGGCTTTTATTCGCTCAGCAGATGCGGCAGTATTAGCTTCGCACCATTTAGCAAAGGATGTTGACTGGCTGGTGATGCTTTCAGAGTATCAGCCCGATTACCTTGCTATGGTCGGCCCTAGAGCTAGAAAAGAATGGGTATTATCACTTTGTAATGAGCAAGTTGATCAATCTCGTCTAAACTGGTTGGGTCAGTCATTGCAATCACCGGCAGGCCTAGACATTGGTGGCGACACTCCTGAGTCTGTGGCGCTGTCAATCTTAGCTGAGGCCCATGCAGCGGTTTATAGAAGTAATGTGCAGTAAACTAATAATGCGATAAGCAAAAAATAATATGTTGTAACAGTCTTTGTCAGTCTTACATTTGCCCAATGTGAGTCACGAACGAAGCAAGGAGTCACTATGTCAGCCGCACTGCAGGCACATGAAGATGGTAGAAGCCTGCATCAAACCTATCCAAAACTGAATCATACGATTCAGATGCTGTATCACTGTGCTTTAGAGCATGATTTCCCGCAGCCTTTTCTTGCCGAGCTGTGCAAAAACTTTGATATTCGCAGCTGTATTGCCGTAATTGCTGATTTTGAATCATTAGAGATGAAGGCAGTGTGGCACTTTGGCAGTGACGATGAAGCCGGCGATATTATTAACGATCATATTTACTTACATGACCCCTTAGTTGCTAAGGTAATGACGTCGGCAGCAGCCAAGTTTTATTCGACCAGTATTGATATTCCCGAGTGGAAGGCGATCGCGCCACAAATTGTGCTAGATTGGACTGCCAGACGCGGCGTCGAGCACGCCGCAGCGGTGCGTATCCCACTGGCTGATGGTTTGGGAATGGGCCTTTTTTTACAGCGCAGTGATGCGCAGGGCGGTTTTGAAGCGATTGATATTGATGCCTTAAATTTATTAGTGCCGCATATGCAAGAGGCGATGTTTATCCATCAACAGTACAGCCGTGCCAAGCAGGCGGCTATTGAGGTACCTGCAAT
It encodes the following:
- a CDS encoding OmpA family protein → MNKLYVALLAALLISACTEIPDTAVDHYQFDDISDDDADGVINARDICRRTPARVQVDNQGCTDWDVREKIDYIQFYFAFDSDQVTPDGQQGLKLLASKLKQNPDFAITVIGDTSPEGSIAYNLDLAHRRADAVSNVLLANGVAPNKIDTHYFTETIPLVSDYLSDREHRVVALLHSPDYTHKPKWNIFTTEDKLKAKARK
- a CDS encoding xanthine dehydrogenase family protein molybdopterin-binding subunit, translated to MKLSRRKFLLGSAIAGSGLVLGFSLKPEPTVPNLRPGSFRPNAWLQIMPNGEVIFQCDKVEMGQGVATGLATLIGEELDLDPEALTVEFAGNHPQFRNSDFALQLTGGSTSIKVGWYPLRHAAASARQMLLTAASQQLQLPQQQLITDNGWVIDPASKQKLSYGELVSSAKTLSPPKDVSLKPSDQYRYIGKQRRRVDTEAKIHTDAVFGVDVDLPELKTAVVIRCPHFGGSLEAWDESLVASFTDLVGITPIHSGLAVVANDYWQARQAANAITPSIRWNKGPLAGTSNASIEAAQWQILNQQQESGFHTEQTEHTRSRLAAAEPTQRLVDVEYQVGYFHHSPMEPQNATAYYDASSGKLSLWTPSQSPDISRAVASHFAAIDQEHITVHTTFLGGGFGRRGYVDFSGEAAAIAKAFPNQNIRTQWSREDDMQHDYYRPASVHRLSAALADDGKLSAWKHDLVSNSILNGFGVDMFSALLPSWLPSKIARSLGRGVSKVVYDYDVSMAEGANPEYDVAEREIGINFYDSGIPTGFWRSVAHSYNGFVKESMMDEMAHLAGQDPLQFRLQQLNGSPRLQQCLAKVRQLANWDQSKAGVFLGVACHSSFLSHVAQVVELAVVEQKVKIQHVYCVADVGLVINPEIVEEQLVGGIIYGLTAALKPAVSIDDGKVLGSNFHDMPVLRMDESPDISVALIDSLEDPTGVGEISVPPIAAALSNALFAASQVRQRRLPLNLSLT
- a CDS encoding substrate-binding domain-containing protein, which codes for MKLWIAVICVAVSSLSIAADTEATSEKLFVAVWAPNIETEEVYQFVVQDFQNRYPDAAFTPVIYRTSDVLAAMLSGFADIGITSSQWSDKEITLLQQKYGQQPLELTIAADALAIVKHPDNPLASLSLDALRAIFYPQSAGCSTLTIESWSQLGITDLDDDQQDLPVLAYSYKTDARIYKSLAELLCADAISANELSDQAAALKQVAKQVNALSYVNMNDLADVDSEHLLAIDDEGGVPVMPRADTVFSSQYPLAEVYYLQLAPFSLDKPAVKQYVDYLLDADTQAVIASKGFTPLPAPIMLRNQVKLQQASPIFSNGYR
- a CDS encoding XdhC family protein, which encodes MSNHSYQVIRDYLQHYATYQPGCVMALLFSKSGNSYRQTGAIKIVAADGQAFGGLSGGCLEQTIVREAHKASLRNQPHIAEFDTRDPDDAFAQFQSGCQGQVQILMMPLSESLYQCLWQADQQLKLGQSLCLRLSLSDPDTVSLQAAPASMQQRCIVTQQDQQKLALFRIDPAKRLLLIGAGYDTVPLVSMALTLGWQIAVWDDRLHYGMHEVFKKVSFYKKSLQETLQNSEFAAFIRSADAAVLASHHLAKDVDWLVMLSEYQPDYLAMVGPRARKEWVLSLCNEQVDQSRLNWLGQSLQSPAGLDIGGDTPESVALSILAEAHAAVYRSNVQ
- a CDS encoding nucleotidyltransferase family protein, with product MNEDCLALVLAAGSSSRFGSSDKRLGLFLQQPLIYHCLCQLQQSQLPIAVALGEGDTIAAQLRSDFPDILVLELPANEVKQGMGSTIAAAIGMLQQQGDLLSQQPLMICLADMPLIQASTFRQIADAIRLSPYAAVVPKQYQQNRWGHPIAIKGEFIRQFSMLSGERGGKSCLQQLPTRLEFLTVDDEGIYCDIDTPAALAALNDKFR
- a CDS encoding DEAD/DEAH box helicase; translated protein: MAIDALELDSRLVRALSDLGYSHFTPIQHQCITPALAGRDVLACAETGSGKTAAYLLPMLQHMLQQSAPRSATRGLVLVPTRELALQIQRVFSSLASFTYIKADVVIGGEAFKHQVAKLRKNPEILIATPGRLVEHLDKGSAELQDLEYLVLDEADQMLKMGFSEDLTRIASLAKPERQNLLFSATLKQKGMHRIQAWFQNPLAINLDQARTVNPAIQQQLVFADDDKHKQQLTLALLTQQLQLSDKASSFIFCNTRAQCQQLGNFLSYKKFKIGIIHSEIAQSERKQVMHQFRQGHLQALVATDVAARGLDIDHVEQVINYSVAHSGDDHTHRIGRTGRAGQSGLAVSLIAAQEYNKYSSIERYLGCKAKRITLDGLAANYQGPKKTKRSGKAVGSKQKAKAKSPAKSKTKGKSSASTQQKRQQTARNSMVTSGDGFGSVRRRK
- a CDS encoding helix-turn-helix transcriptional regulator — encoded protein: MSAALQAHEDGRSLHQTYPKLNHTIQMLYHCALEHDFPQPFLAELCKNFDIRSCIAVIADFESLEMKAVWHFGSDDEAGDIINDHIYLHDPLVAKVMTSAAAKFYSTSIDIPEWKAIAPQIVLDWTARRGVEHAAAVRIPLADGLGMGLFLQRSDAQGGFEAIDIDALNLLVPHMQEAMFIHQQYSRAKQAAIEVPAIIDSLPIPSFMVNHCFDITLYNKQLEQWMQQSGLAQVQGNQFVLRDLEKNNELFYELSKLVIDLNQSNLKTAQEKVMHWHVDEQNITFVMRPLIKHTENGEVVKGAICFLHHAHSSASLSRNALREIFHLSERESEICELMVEGYDTNSIGNMMHMSVHTVRDTMKKRIFKKCGCHSQNELIALLLSSPAAFLPR
- a CDS encoding (2Fe-2S)-binding protein, giving the protein MADKTVIKLNINGQAMQLNIDPETPLLWALRDHLKLRGTKFGCGLAQCGACTVLLDGNAIRSCVMPVQFVQNQAITTIEGLAADHPIKQAWIAEQVPQCGYCQSGQMMSACSLLRQTPDADEQQIKQFMAGNICRCGTYPKIMRAIKRTQQAIQSDGVQIFEPLAQSGSAP